A single Saccharolobus shibatae B12 DNA region contains:
- a CDS encoding type II toxin-antitoxin system VapC family toxin, which produces MAVVDASVVIKWFANENYSRESLILKEAYVKGLEDLSAPCILPFEVLNGLKYTYNLGEKELEEVGKILTDFQITLYGFEDMLSEIIPLSSKYGITIYDAAYIALGKVLGDKVYTADEKLLRKVKELHFIIHIKDFK; this is translated from the coding sequence TTGGCAGTCGTAGATGCATCAGTCGTAATAAAGTGGTTCGCTAATGAAAATTATAGCAGAGAATCACTAATTCTTAAGGAAGCATATGTAAAAGGCTTAGAGGATTTATCTGCACCTTGTATTCTTCCCTTTGAAGTTTTGAACGGATTAAAGTATACTTATAATCTAGGAGAGAAGGAGTTAGAAGAAGTAGGTAAAATTTTAACAGATTTTCAAATAACACTTTACGGATTCGAGGATATGTTAAGCGAGATTATTCCCCTATCTTCTAAGTATGGCATAACGATATATGATGCTGCATATATAGCATTGGGTAAGGTTTTAGGGGACAAAGTATATACTGCTGATGAAAAACTACTTAGAAAAGTAAAAGAATTGCATTTTATAATTCACATAAAAGACTTTAAATAA
- a CDS encoding alpha/beta hydrolase has translation MVSCRQYDDVVDELNVTFNIPEKSDKFFILFHGFTGSRFQPPYNELANSLCEKGINVIRVEFRGHDKSKFPFENFRIDHAYEDAENIISFVEKEYNPKQIGLAGVSMGGHVAIYAAAKFSGINALILLAPAIDFTEVFRNPPKKVDNYYLVGRYGNLKLKEDGYKSVARANVMNLAEKISSPILIIHCKDDSVVPYTQSIRFLERIRVEKKKLVLLEKGDHFFEPNEVKSKVIEEANNFLSMINF, from the coding sequence ATGGTTAGTTGTAGGCAATATGACGACGTAGTAGATGAACTAAATGTAACCTTCAACATTCCAGAAAAAAGTGATAAGTTCTTTATTCTATTTCACGGATTTACTGGAAGCAGATTCCAGCCTCCTTACAATGAATTAGCAAACTCATTATGCGAAAAGGGAATAAACGTAATTAGAGTAGAATTTAGAGGACATGATAAAAGTAAATTTCCTTTCGAAAATTTTAGAATAGATCACGCTTACGAAGACGCTGAAAATATAATCAGTTTTGTTGAAAAAGAGTATAATCCTAAACAAATTGGACTAGCAGGCGTAAGTATGGGAGGTCACGTGGCGATTTACGCAGCTGCTAAATTCAGTGGAATAAATGCGTTAATACTCCTCGCTCCCGCAATAGACTTTACGGAAGTCTTTAGAAATCCACCTAAAAAGGTCGATAATTACTACCTTGTGGGGAGATACGGAAACTTAAAGCTTAAAGAAGATGGGTACAAGAGTGTAGCAAGGGCAAACGTGATGAACTTAGCAGAGAAAATTTCTTCTCCAATCTTGATAATTCATTGCAAAGACGATAGTGTTGTTCCTTACACGCAGTCCATTAGGTTCCTTGAAAGAATAAGAGTAGAGAAAAAGAAACTTGTTCTATTAGAGAAGGGAGATCACTTCTTCGAGCCAAATGAGGTAAAGAGTAAAGTAATTGAAGAAGCGAATAACTTTTTATCTATGATTAATTTCTAA
- a CDS encoding glycoside hydrolase family 3 N-terminal domain-containing protein, translated as MSDIKKILTQMSLEEKIAQLQATSVENLLEGKEFSEDKAKKLLRNGIGQITRVGGTRLGLSPKEVARLTNKIQKFLMENTRLKIPAIVHEECLTGLMVKTATAFPQAIGLASTWDPDLIREVSSTIRYQAKLIGTNQCLSPVLDVCRDPRWGRCEETYGEDQYLVASIGLAYIKGLQGENELIATVKHFAAHGFPEGGRNIAPVHVGNRELREVFLFPFEVAIKLGKAMSVMPAYHEIDGVPCHSNAELLTKILRQEWGFEGIVVSDYDAIRQLEAIHKVSLNKKEAAILALEAGVDTEFPNIDCFGEPLLEAVKEGLISESIIDRAVERVLRIKEKLGLFNNPYINENNVPEKLDNSKSRELALDAARKSIVLLKNDSILPLSKNIGTIAVIGPNANEPRNLLGDYTYTGHLNADGGIEVVTVLEGIMRKVSNTTKVLYAKGCDIATESKEGFSEAIEIAKKADIIIAVMGEKSGLPLSWTDVPGKDEFEKYQAVTGEGNDRTSLRLPGVQEELLKELHKIGKPIILVLVNGRPLALSSIFNEVNAIIEAWFPGEKGGNAIADVIFGDYNPSGRLPISFPIDTGQIPIYYNRKPSSLRPYVMMKSKPLFPFGYGLSYTEFKYSNLEVTPKEVNSSGKIKVSLEVENVGKREGEETVQLYISKQYSGVSRPIKELKGFAKVYLKPNEKRKITFSLPLEALAFYDQYMRLIIDPGEYEVLIGKSSEDMVLKDSFRVTGSMRPIYDRRVFFSEPKVE; from the coding sequence GTGTCAGATATAAAGAAAATCCTAACCCAAATGAGTTTAGAGGAAAAGATTGCTCAATTGCAAGCTACTTCAGTTGAGAATTTACTTGAAGGAAAGGAATTTTCTGAAGATAAAGCTAAAAAGTTACTAAGGAACGGTATTGGGCAAATTACTAGAGTTGGTGGAACCAGACTTGGATTATCACCTAAAGAAGTAGCTAGATTGACAAATAAAATACAGAAGTTTCTCATGGAGAATACTAGATTAAAAATACCTGCGATAGTACATGAAGAGTGTCTAACTGGGTTAATGGTTAAGACTGCAACCGCTTTTCCTCAAGCTATCGGTTTAGCTAGTACATGGGATCCAGATTTAATCAGAGAAGTATCATCTACAATTAGATATCAAGCTAAGTTAATTGGAACAAATCAATGCTTGTCACCAGTTCTAGATGTATGTAGAGATCCCAGATGGGGGAGATGTGAGGAAACTTACGGTGAAGATCAGTATTTAGTAGCTTCAATTGGATTAGCGTATATTAAAGGTTTACAAGGAGAAAATGAACTCATAGCTACGGTTAAACATTTCGCAGCACATGGTTTTCCAGAAGGTGGAAGAAATATTGCTCCAGTTCATGTAGGCAATAGGGAATTAAGAGAGGTATTCTTGTTCCCATTCGAAGTTGCAATTAAATTAGGGAAAGCAATGTCTGTTATGCCTGCATATCATGAAATTGACGGAGTACCATGTCACAGTAACGCCGAATTGCTAACTAAAATCCTCAGACAAGAGTGGGGCTTTGAAGGAATAGTAGTTTCAGATTACGATGCTATAAGGCAGTTAGAGGCAATACATAAAGTGTCGTTGAATAAAAAAGAGGCTGCAATTCTAGCTTTAGAGGCGGGAGTCGATACGGAATTTCCCAACATAGACTGTTTTGGGGAACCATTACTAGAAGCAGTTAAAGAAGGCTTAATTTCAGAGTCAATCATAGATAGGGCTGTTGAAAGAGTATTGAGAATCAAAGAAAAATTAGGACTATTTAATAACCCCTACATTAATGAGAATAACGTACCAGAAAAATTAGATAATTCGAAATCAAGGGAACTAGCATTAGATGCAGCAAGAAAGTCTATAGTTCTCCTCAAGAACGATAGTATATTACCCTTAAGTAAAAATATAGGAACCATAGCAGTTATAGGTCCCAATGCAAATGAGCCTAGAAACTTATTAGGAGATTATACTTATACTGGTCACTTAAACGCAGATGGAGGTATAGAAGTAGTAACGGTATTAGAGGGGATAATGAGAAAGGTATCCAATACCACTAAGGTACTTTATGCTAAAGGCTGTGATATTGCAACTGAATCAAAAGAAGGATTTAGTGAGGCTATCGAAATTGCAAAAAAGGCTGATATAATAATAGCTGTTATGGGGGAGAAATCTGGATTGCCGTTATCATGGACTGACGTACCGGGCAAGGATGAGTTCGAAAAGTATCAAGCAGTTACGGGAGAAGGTAATGATAGAACTAGCTTAAGATTACCGGGTGTACAAGAAGAACTATTAAAGGAGTTACATAAAATTGGAAAGCCTATAATACTAGTTCTAGTTAACGGAAGGCCATTAGCACTCTCATCTATCTTCAATGAGGTTAATGCCATAATTGAGGCATGGTTCCCAGGAGAAAAAGGAGGAAATGCCATAGCTGATGTAATATTTGGGGATTATAATCCCAGTGGGAGACTACCCATATCATTCCCAATTGATACCGGTCAGATCCCAATATATTATAATAGGAAACCGTCATCATTAAGGCCTTATGTCATGATGAAATCAAAACCGCTATTTCCATTTGGATATGGACTAAGTTATACTGAATTTAAATATTCAAATCTTGAAGTTACACCAAAAGAAGTAAATTCCTCAGGAAAAATTAAAGTATCATTAGAAGTGGAAAATGTAGGAAAGAGAGAAGGGGAAGAAACAGTACAATTGTACATTTCAAAACAATATTCAGGCGTAAGCAGACCAATCAAAGAGCTAAAAGGCTTTGCTAAAGTATATCTTAAGCCTAATGAGAAAAGAAAGATAACATTTAGCTTACCATTAGAGGCACTAGCATTTTATGATCAGTACATGCGATTAATAATAGATCCTGGAGAATATGAGGTATTAATAGGAAAATCTTCTGAAGATATGGTTCTAAAAGATAGTTTTAGAGTGACTGGAAGTATGAGGCCTATATATGATAGAAGGGTATTCTTCTCAGAGCCCAAAGTAGAGTAG
- a CDS encoding ABC transporter substrate-binding protein, producing the protein MLMSIGVFVMPILAQSTSVQPEGSMTIVAANGPWQDNFNPWNDPNGQAGTGLWYIYEPLALVNYLNGETIPWLATNWTFTNATAYVNGKPVPTFGIVLWLRHDVYFTDGTPFNATAVWYTFALEQAYPQLGYTANDIANMTIINPYEIELIFYPWVTHFIIYTVLEQWIVDPAQWGKLFPVQQLPNGTYVALNKTGNPFTYTNPNPIGTGPYMLYSFSPQQVVLVANPHYWMPGEPRIKYLLFPAYAGNVQENAALNNGQITWAGAFEPGIQQNFVAKDPAHRYYYFAPGYPQMILFNNMRWPLTDPVLRQAIYMAINRTSLYYLAEYGYEPATLTPLPLPEQMLNVLNSSVLQMAESMAPPQGNVTAALQLLESHGYKLVNGQLIAPNGTPVPTMTIMAPAGWTDWDADLALIAQDLKQIGITVEVQTPPFSTWYNYMQTGNYWMGMIWNLIQGPAPIFYFEGYLYNYWNSPGNVTPIGNSTYYNMERLNLSLRLTPNSPPVNQMVFYAWNNISNPQVENQLINDLALFWLKYMPAAGVVYNALWYEYVNTTVVGWPTAQNYYWLAPPWVSTGTTTLPVILALHLVNQSVPEPWWYYTSQVPSSWYTSNDPFVYQTTSTSTTTTSTTISTSTTTTTTTSTTTSTTTTTSVSTTTSISTTTTTVTSTVTSSSNSTLYMIIAVIVIILVIIGVVLALRRR; encoded by the coding sequence ATGTTGATGAGCATAGGTGTTTTTGTTATGCCAATATTAGCGCAGTCAACATCAGTTCAACCAGAAGGAAGTATGACAATTGTTGCTGCCAATGGGCCATGGCAAGATAATTTTAACCCGTGGAATGATCCAAATGGCCAAGCGGGTACTGGCTTATGGTATATTTACGAACCTTTAGCACTAGTAAATTATTTAAATGGCGAAACCATTCCATGGTTGGCTACTAATTGGACATTTACAAATGCTACTGCATATGTCAATGGTAAACCAGTACCGACATTTGGAATAGTCTTGTGGTTGAGGCATGATGTATACTTCACAGATGGTACACCATTCAATGCAACAGCAGTATGGTACACGTTCGCCCTAGAACAAGCGTACCCACAACTCGGCTATACTGCAAACGACATAGCAAACATGACAATAATAAACCCATATGAAATAGAACTAATATTTTATCCATGGGTTACACATTTTATAATATATACTGTTTTGGAGCAATGGATTGTTGATCCTGCACAGTGGGGTAAATTATTCCCAGTACAACAATTGCCAAATGGTACATATGTAGCCTTAAACAAGACTGGTAATCCATTCACTTATACCAATCCAAATCCCATAGGTACTGGTCCATACATGCTGTATAGTTTTAGTCCACAACAAGTAGTATTAGTAGCAAACCCACACTATTGGATGCCGGGAGAACCGAGAATAAAATACCTACTATTCCCAGCATATGCTGGTAATGTTCAAGAGAACGCAGCGTTGAATAATGGTCAGATAACATGGGCTGGGGCATTCGAACCCGGTATACAACAGAATTTCGTAGCTAAGGATCCAGCCCATCGTTATTACTATTTTGCACCAGGTTATCCACAAATGATTCTATTTAATAACATGAGATGGCCACTGACTGATCCAGTTTTGAGACAAGCAATATACATGGCTATAAACAGAACATCGTTGTATTATTTAGCTGAATATGGATATGAGCCAGCAACCTTAACACCTCTTCCACTTCCAGAGCAAATGTTGAATGTTTTGAATTCTAGTGTTTTGCAGATGGCTGAGTCTATGGCTCCACCCCAAGGTAATGTTACTGCAGCGTTACAATTGCTAGAATCTCATGGGTATAAACTTGTTAATGGGCAGTTGATTGCTCCTAATGGTACTCCAGTTCCAACCATGACCATTATGGCTCCAGCAGGTTGGACTGATTGGGATGCAGATTTAGCCCTAATTGCTCAAGACTTAAAACAAATAGGAATAACCGTAGAAGTACAAACACCACCATTCTCCACATGGTACAACTACATGCAAACAGGGAATTACTGGATGGGAATGATATGGAACTTAATCCAAGGCCCTGCTCCAATATTCTACTTTGAAGGATATTTATATAACTATTGGAATTCTCCTGGTAATGTCACGCCAATAGGTAATAGCACGTATTATAACATGGAGAGACTCAATCTATCATTAAGACTAACACCAAACTCACCACCAGTAAACCAGATGGTGTTCTATGCTTGGAACAATATTTCCAATCCACAAGTTGAGAATCAGCTTATAAATGATTTAGCACTCTTTTGGTTAAAATATATGCCAGCAGCAGGAGTTGTGTATAATGCACTGTGGTATGAATATGTTAATACTACCGTGGTTGGCTGGCCTACTGCACAAAACTATTATTGGCTAGCTCCACCATGGGTTAGTACTGGAACCACCACTTTACCCGTTATTTTGGCTTTGCATTTGGTTAATCAGTCTGTTCCAGAGCCTTGGTGGTATTATACTTCGCAAGTTCCTTCAAGTTGGTATACTTCCAATGACCCATTCGTGTACCAAACAACTTCAACGAGTACTACAACAACTAGCACTACCATAAGTACATCAACAACAACTACAACAACCACATCCACTACCACAAGCACTACCACTACAACTAGCGTTTCAACTACTACTAGTATATCTACTACAACTACCACGGTTACTTCTACTGTTACTTCATCTTCAAATAGCACATTATATATGATAATAGCAGTTATAGTGATCATATTAGTGATAATTGGAGTGGTTCTTGCGCTAAGAAGAAGATAA
- a CDS encoding sugar phosphate isomerase/epimerase family protein: MNWNVGIISDEISLDFEHAVKVIKELGASHVEVRNLWNKNITQVSDSEFSEMRNIVEKYGLTISNLDSFTFKIYINDEKGYKEHLQILRKVIELSKKLDINYTRIFTFWYEGELKYYIDKLAERFNSAIDIAESEGVTLVIENEYSCLVGTSKELRTFLDKIKSKWIKVLWDPGNAFFARETPYPDAYELIKDDIMHLHIKDAMVKDGHFIWMPVGKGMIDYKGQFRALKGKPYVISLETHYRNAANDPEASTKESFNGLIKILREVTS; this comes from the coding sequence ATGAATTGGAATGTAGGAATCATATCAGACGAGATCTCTCTCGATTTCGAGCACGCAGTAAAAGTGATAAAAGAGCTAGGTGCAAGTCACGTTGAAGTGAGAAATTTATGGAATAAGAATATAACACAAGTATCAGACTCCGAATTTTCAGAAATGAGGAACATTGTTGAAAAATACGGGTTAACTATTTCGAATTTAGATTCCTTTACCTTTAAAATATACATTAATGACGAGAAGGGTTATAAAGAGCACTTACAAATCTTGAGGAAGGTAATAGAGTTAAGTAAGAAATTGGACATAAACTATACTAGAATATTCACCTTTTGGTACGAGGGGGAATTAAAATATTATATTGATAAGCTAGCTGAAAGGTTTAACAGTGCCATTGATATAGCTGAAAGTGAAGGGGTAACATTAGTGATAGAGAATGAGTACAGCTGTCTCGTGGGAACTAGTAAAGAACTTAGAACGTTTTTAGACAAAATAAAGTCAAAATGGATTAAGGTATTGTGGGATCCTGGTAACGCATTTTTCGCTAGGGAAACACCATATCCAGACGCATACGAATTAATAAAAGATGACATCATGCACTTGCACATCAAAGACGCTATGGTTAAAGATGGGCACTTCATTTGGATGCCTGTGGGAAAAGGGATGATAGACTATAAGGGTCAATTTAGAGCATTAAAGGGTAAGCCATATGTAATATCTTTAGAAACTCATTATAGAAATGCCGCAAATGACCCGGAGGCAAGTACTAAGGAGTCCTTCAATGGCTTAATTAAAATATTAAGGGAGGTAACAAGTTGA
- a CDS encoding sugar phosphate isomerase/epimerase family protein, giving the protein MKIFSSLAYLELSLREVVKRVDRFGFNGLELRVSDDGKHLKPELPISREALETLLSVKISDLAGYTGFSSADENERRNEKLLEILIKMANALNALGVRVYGGESTDNNAISRIAESLNRMSKLAEDYYVKVLIETHDSLAKKDNLIKLINQLDENVGFVYDTANIIFAGNSHEEVYPLISKRILQVHVKDFINRDNKREFVEPGKGIVPLEKIIGDLKNDNYRYYT; this is encoded by the coding sequence ATGAAAATATTTAGTAGTCTTGCTTATCTGGAGTTAAGTTTAAGAGAGGTAGTGAAAAGAGTAGATAGATTCGGGTTTAATGGCTTAGAGCTGAGAGTTTCCGATGACGGAAAGCATTTAAAGCCGGAACTACCTATAAGCAGAGAAGCTCTTGAAACTCTCTTATCGGTCAAGATTTCTGATTTAGCTGGCTATACAGGATTTTCCTCAGCCGACGAGAATGAAAGAAGAAATGAAAAATTATTGGAAATTCTGATAAAAATGGCCAATGCCTTAAACGCTTTAGGTGTAAGAGTGTATGGCGGGGAATCTACAGACAATAATGCAATATCTAGAATAGCTGAGTCCTTAAATAGAATGAGTAAGCTAGCTGAGGATTATTATGTTAAGGTATTAATAGAAACTCATGATAGTTTAGCTAAAAAGGATAATCTGATTAAGCTCATAAATCAACTTGACGAAAATGTAGGTTTCGTTTATGATACTGCAAATATTATCTTCGCCGGCAATTCACATGAGGAAGTTTATCCATTAATTTCAAAGAGGATACTGCAAGTCCATGTCAAGGATTTCATTAACAGAGATAATAAGAGAGAATTTGTAGAGCCCGGTAAAGGTATTGTTCCATTAGAGAAAATCATAGGAGATCTGAAAAACGACAATTACAGATATTATACTTAG
- a CDS encoding alpha/beta hydrolase family protein: protein MNESTLLIMFHGFTGNHIEAGRLFSDLAINLCNAGITTIRFDYRGHGDSCGLFDEAFSIKNALEDSEYVVNYAIKMGFSKIGFLGFSLGGEMALLTFKKFRNAIKALVLVAPVLSAEGPRSNWILNQDRYRYSPFGPFRLRDKIIGEMKVNLMHIADEINVPILIAHSKDDEVLDFRFSMEFYNQVKFTDKQILLFDKGGHIFYDYEVRQRLYKEVTEWLIKRLK, encoded by the coding sequence ATGAATGAAAGTACTTTATTAATCATGTTTCATGGATTTACGGGAAATCACATAGAGGCTGGAAGACTCTTCTCTGATCTAGCAATTAATTTATGTAATGCGGGGATTACTACTATAAGATTCGATTATAGAGGGCATGGGGATAGTTGCGGACTTTTCGATGAAGCATTCTCAATTAAAAACGCTTTAGAGGACTCAGAATACGTTGTCAATTACGCAATTAAGATGGGATTTAGTAAGATTGGTTTCTTGGGATTTAGTTTAGGAGGAGAAATGGCTTTGTTGACGTTTAAGAAATTCCGTAACGCCATAAAGGCTTTAGTGTTAGTTGCACCAGTGTTATCCGCTGAGGGGCCGCGTAGTAATTGGATACTAAACCAAGATCGATATAGATATTCACCTTTTGGTCCATTTAGGTTAAGGGACAAAATTATTGGTGAAATGAAAGTTAACCTAATGCATATAGCTGATGAAATTAACGTCCCAATACTCATTGCCCATTCGAAAGATGATGAGGTATTAGATTTCAGATTTTCAATGGAGTTTTACAACCAAGTAAAGTTTACTGATAAACAAATATTACTATTTGACAAGGGTGGACATATATTTTACGATTATGAAGTTAGACAGAGATTGTATAAAGAAGTAACTGAGTGGTTAATTAAGAGATTAAAATAA
- a CDS encoding dihydrodipicolinate synthase family protein, with translation MEGVFLTNITPFTKTLDLDVDGLRKIIQFAEGVGYKYIVPLGTAGEFSSLTFQEKVLVVDTVRKTLNKGEIIAGASSTSFLETGELCKKYKEIGINTIMITPPYYLKGSEKGLLDYFIKVSQLCDFDTIVIYNNPSTVGIDLSPQLLKTLSESISNFKALKEARYNVVEFKEVDRLIGDRVDVIDGLEERALLGLILGAKGFTTSMGSFSVLPLKIFENYKKHDIENATKLYDLLLEYRSFIKFPLTMSHLSKLGAWLRGLISSYATRPPLSNLDDIVNDNIKRKMIEIIENRILRIETG, from the coding sequence ATGGAAGGAGTTTTCCTAACTAATATAACTCCTTTTACTAAAACTTTAGACCTAGATGTGGATGGATTAAGAAAAATTATTCAATTTGCGGAAGGCGTAGGCTATAAATACATAGTCCCTTTAGGTACAGCTGGAGAATTCTCTTCACTTACCTTTCAAGAGAAAGTATTAGTAGTTGATACTGTAAGAAAAACACTAAATAAAGGTGAAATAATAGCAGGAGCTTCGTCCACATCGTTTTTAGAAACTGGAGAACTTTGTAAAAAATATAAAGAAATAGGAATCAATACGATAATGATAACCCCACCCTATTATCTTAAAGGAAGCGAAAAGGGTCTCTTAGACTATTTTATAAAGGTAAGCCAACTCTGTGACTTTGATACAATAGTGATCTACAATAACCCCTCAACTGTTGGAATAGACCTTTCACCGCAGTTATTGAAGACATTAAGTGAATCAATATCTAATTTCAAGGCTTTGAAAGAGGCTAGATATAATGTAGTCGAATTTAAGGAAGTTGATAGATTGATAGGAGATAGAGTCGACGTTATAGACGGATTAGAGGAAAGGGCGTTATTAGGACTTATATTAGGAGCTAAGGGTTTCACTACGTCGATGGGATCCTTTTCAGTGTTACCTCTTAAAATTTTTGAAAATTATAAGAAACATGATATCGAGAATGCTACAAAACTATATGATCTGCTATTAGAGTATAGATCCTTCATAAAATTCCCGCTAACTATGTCGCATTTATCCAAGTTAGGTGCTTGGTTAAGGGGATTGATCTCGAGTTATGCTACAAGACCCCCATTATCAAATCTAGATGATATAGTAAATGATAATATAAAAAGGAAGATGATAGAGATAATTGAGAACAGAATACTTAGGATTGAAACCGGATAA
- the bgaS gene encoding beta-galactosidase BgaS, which produces MYSLPKNFKFGWSQAGFQSEMGTPGSEDPNTDWYKWVHDPEIISAGLVSGDLPENGPGYWGNYKTFHINAEKMGLKVARINVEWSRIFPKPLPKPDSLDESKEDVNYVEINENTLRKLDEYANKDALNHYREMFRDLKDRGMYFVLNMYHWPLPLWIHDPIRVRRGDLSGPIGWLSTRAVYEFARFSAYIAWKFDDLADEYSTMNEPNVVWGAGYVGVKSGFPPGYLSFELSRKAMYNIIQAHARAYDGIKSVSKKPIGIIYANSSFQPLTEKDVEAVEMAEYDNRWAFFDAIIRGEIMRGSEKVVRDDLRGRLDWIGVNYYTRTVVKKTEKGYTSLGGYGHGCERNSVSLAGLPTSDFGWEFFPEGLYDVLTKYWNRYHLYMYVTENGIADDADYQRPYYLVSHVYQVHRAINSGADVRGYLHWSLADNYEWASGFSMRFGLLKVDYGTKRLYWRPSALVYREIATNGGITDEIEHLNTVPPIRPLRH; this is translated from the coding sequence ATGTATAGCCTACCCAAGAATTTCAAATTCGGTTGGTCGCAAGCTGGATTTCAATCCGAAATGGGTACACCAGGATCAGAAGATCCAAATACGGACTGGTATAAATGGGTGCACGATCCAGAAATTATATCAGCAGGATTAGTAAGCGGAGATCTTCCAGAAAACGGACCAGGTTATTGGGGGAATTATAAAACGTTTCATATTAATGCGGAAAAAATGGGATTAAAGGTAGCTAGAATAAACGTGGAATGGAGTAGAATATTTCCAAAACCATTGCCTAAACCAGATAGTCTTGATGAGAGTAAGGAAGACGTAAATTACGTTGAAATTAATGAAAATACTTTAAGAAAGTTAGATGAGTACGCTAATAAAGATGCCTTGAATCATTATAGGGAAATGTTTAGAGATCTAAAAGATAGAGGAATGTACTTCGTTCTGAATATGTATCACTGGCCCTTACCTCTTTGGATTCATGATCCAATAAGAGTAAGAAGAGGGGACCTTTCCGGCCCAATAGGATGGCTCAGTACAAGGGCGGTTTACGAGTTTGCTAGATTTTCAGCATATATAGCATGGAAATTCGATGATTTAGCAGATGAGTATTCAACCATGAATGAACCGAACGTGGTTTGGGGAGCAGGATATGTAGGAGTAAAATCTGGTTTCCCTCCAGGATATCTAAGCTTTGAACTTTCCAGAAAGGCTATGTACAACATTATTCAAGCTCATGCTAGAGCATATGATGGAATAAAGAGCGTTTCTAAGAAGCCAATAGGTATAATTTACGCAAATTCTTCATTCCAACCGTTGACGGAGAAAGATGTGGAGGCTGTTGAAATGGCCGAATACGATAACAGATGGGCGTTCTTTGATGCCATAATAAGGGGTGAGATTATGAGAGGGAGTGAGAAGGTTGTGAGGGATGATTTAAGGGGTAGGTTAGACTGGATTGGTGTTAATTACTACACTAGGACTGTAGTTAAGAAGACTGAGAAGGGATACACTAGTCTAGGTGGTTATGGTCATGGATGTGAGAGGAATTCAGTAAGCTTAGCAGGCTTACCAACAAGCGACTTTGGGTGGGAGTTCTTCCCAGAGGGGTTATATGACGTTTTAACTAAATACTGGAATAGGTATCATCTATACATGTACGTTACAGAAAATGGTATTGCTGATGATGCAGATTATCAAAGACCTTATTATCTGGTCTCTCACGTTTATCAAGTTCATAGGGCAATAAATAGTGGTGCTGATGTTAGAGGATATTTGCACTGGTCCTTAGCCGATAATTACGAATGGGCTTCAGGTTTCTCCATGAGGTTTGGCTTGTTAAAGGTGGATTACGGTACTAAAAGACTGTACTGGAGACCTTCAGCCCTTGTATATAGGGAAATCGCTACAAATGGTGGAATAACTGACGAGATAGAGCACTTAAATACTGTACCACCTATAAGACCATTAAGACACTAG